One genomic segment of Paraburkholderia aromaticivorans includes these proteins:
- the glgX gene encoding glycogen debranching protein GlgX: protein MSSQASYSTRIAEGTPFPLGATWNGSGVNFALFSAHATKVELCLFDETGETEIERIELPEYTDEVWHVFVPNLKPGAVYGYRVHGPYEPEKGHRFNPNKLLLDPYAKAHIGELKWAPEIFGYTLDSEEGDLSFDERDSAPFVPKCKVVDANFSWSHPERNALPWERVIFYEAHVRGFTMRHPEVPENLRGTFAGLGQQAVLDYIKSLGVTSVELMPVQTFVNDSYLLDKGLTNYWGYNTIGFFAADPRFFASSIDSVGEFKEMVDRFHNANLEVILDVVYNHTAEGNERGPTISFKGIDNASYYRLMPEEPRYYINDTGTGNTLNLSHPRVLQMVTDSLRYWVTEMKVDGFRFDLATILGRELHGFDEGGGFLDSCRQDPVLSSVRLVAEPWDCGPGGYQVGGFPPGWAEWNDRFRDTVREYWKGDEGKVADLATRLTGSGDRFNHRGRRPWASVNFIAAHDGFTLNDLVSYNDKHNEANGEDNKDGHSDNKSWNMGVEGPTDDPEIRQQRERQKRNLLATLLLSQGTPMILAGDEFGRTQKGNNNAYCQDNEISWVDWEAIDDDGRALIEFVKNLTTLRHRLPVLRRGRFLTGEYNEALDVTDARWLSPDGTDLSQEQWDDPSMRCFGVVIDGRAQASGIRRPASDATLLLVLNAHHDVVNFTLPDIPEGEQWTCLLDTNMPVRAELPHFAAGDAYQVTARSLLLLALEAPSRATQRVFDRLEEQLTTDDSVAPAQA from the coding sequence ATGTCATCCCAAGCCAGCTACTCGACGCGCATCGCGGAAGGCACACCTTTTCCGCTCGGCGCGACATGGAACGGAAGCGGCGTCAATTTCGCGCTATTCTCGGCGCACGCCACCAAGGTCGAACTGTGTCTATTCGATGAAACCGGCGAAACCGAGATCGAACGCATCGAATTGCCGGAATACACCGACGAGGTGTGGCACGTGTTCGTGCCGAATCTCAAACCGGGCGCAGTTTATGGCTATCGCGTGCACGGTCCTTACGAACCCGAGAAAGGGCATCGCTTCAACCCGAACAAACTTCTGCTCGATCCGTATGCGAAGGCGCACATCGGCGAGCTCAAATGGGCGCCGGAAATCTTCGGCTATACGCTGGACTCCGAAGAAGGCGACCTGTCTTTCGACGAGCGCGACAGCGCGCCTTTCGTGCCGAAGTGCAAGGTGGTCGACGCCAATTTTTCGTGGAGTCATCCCGAGCGCAATGCGCTGCCGTGGGAGCGCGTGATTTTCTATGAAGCCCATGTGCGCGGATTTACCATGCGGCATCCGGAAGTGCCGGAAAATCTGCGCGGCACTTTCGCCGGACTCGGGCAGCAGGCCGTGCTCGACTACATCAAGAGTCTTGGTGTGACGTCGGTTGAATTGATGCCGGTCCAGACCTTCGTGAATGACAGTTATCTGCTCGATAAGGGCCTCACCAACTACTGGGGTTACAACACGATCGGCTTCTTCGCGGCCGATCCGCGCTTCTTCGCGTCGTCGATCGATTCGGTGGGCGAGTTCAAGGAGATGGTGGACCGCTTTCACAACGCCAATCTCGAAGTCATTCTCGACGTGGTGTACAACCACACGGCTGAAGGAAACGAGCGTGGACCGACCATCTCGTTCAAGGGTATCGACAACGCGTCGTACTATCGTCTGATGCCTGAGGAGCCGCGCTATTACATCAACGACACCGGCACCGGCAACACGTTGAACCTGTCGCATCCGCGCGTCTTGCAGATGGTCACCGACAGCCTGCGCTACTGGGTGACGGAAATGAAGGTGGACGGTTTCCGTTTCGACCTTGCCACGATTCTCGGGCGTGAATTGCATGGTTTCGACGAAGGCGGCGGTTTCCTCGACAGTTGCCGGCAGGATCCGGTGCTTTCGAGCGTGCGGCTCGTCGCCGAGCCGTGGGACTGCGGTCCCGGCGGTTATCAGGTCGGCGGTTTTCCGCCCGGCTGGGCCGAGTGGAACGACCGCTTTCGCGACACCGTGCGCGAATACTGGAAGGGCGACGAAGGCAAGGTCGCCGATCTCGCCACGCGCCTGACCGGTTCGGGCGACCGGTTCAACCATCGCGGCCGCCGTCCGTGGGCCAGCGTGAACTTCATTGCCGCGCACGACGGCTTTACGCTCAACGATCTGGTCTCGTACAACGACAAGCACAACGAGGCCAACGGCGAGGACAACAAGGACGGCCACTCGGACAACAAGTCCTGGAACATGGGCGTGGAAGGTCCGACCGACGATCCGGAGATCCGTCAGCAGCGCGAGCGCCAGAAGCGCAATCTGCTGGCCACGCTGTTGCTTTCGCAAGGCACGCCGATGATTCTGGCGGGCGACGAGTTCGGCCGCACGCAGAAGGGCAACAACAACGCCTATTGCCAGGACAACGAGATCAGCTGGGTCGATTGGGAAGCGATCGACGACGACGGTCGCGCGCTGATAGAGTTCGTCAAGAATCTGACCACGCTGCGCCACCGTCTGCCGGTGTTGCGGCGCGGCCGCTTTCTCACCGGCGAATACAACGAGGCGCTGGATGTCACCGACGCGCGGTGGCTCTCTCCGGACGGCACGGACCTGTCGCAGGAACAGTGGGACGACCCGTCCATGCGCTGTTTTGGCGTGGTGATCGACGGCCGCGCGCAGGCGAGCGGCATTCGCCGTCCTGCCTCCGACGCGACCTTGCTGCTGGTGCTGAATGCGCATCACGATGTCGTGAATTTCACGCTGCCCGACATTCCCGAGGGTGAGCAGTGGACTTGCCTGCTCGATACCAACATGCCGGTACGCGCCGAATTACCGCACTTCGCCGCCGGCGACGCGTATCAGGTGACCGCCCGCTCGCTGCTGCTGCTCGCGCTCGAAGCGCCGAGCCGCGCCACCCAGCGGGTATTCGACCGGCTCGAAGAACAGCTCACCACCGACGACAGCGTCGCCCCCGCACAGGCCTGA